From the genome of Cognaticolwellia beringensis, one region includes:
- the mlaD gene encoding outer membrane lipid asymmetry maintenance protein MlaD, with product MVSKKIELLVGLFAAIGIAALLMLALKVADSGISGSGSTYQLYAKFDNIGGLKVRSPIKVGGVVVGRVSAISLDSEDYTPVVTLDIFAEYNNFSEATSVSILTAGLLGEQYVGLLPGFIHSSVETLQPGDFIEDTKPALVLEELIGQFLFGQGSGD from the coding sequence ATGGTGTCGAAAAAAATAGAGTTATTGGTCGGACTATTTGCTGCAATTGGTATTGCTGCATTGTTAATGCTAGCGCTAAAAGTAGCTGATAGTGGTATTTCAGGCAGTGGTAGCACATATCAACTGTACGCGAAATTTGACAACATTGGTGGTTTGAAAGTTCGTTCACCCATTAAAGTTGGTGGTGTTGTTGTCGGTCGCGTTAGTGCAATTTCGCTAGACAGCGAAGACTATACGCCGGTGGTCACTTTAGACATTTTTGCCGAATACAATAATTTTTCAGAAGCAACGTCGGTGTCAATCTTAACCGCAGGTTTATTGGGTGAACAATATGTTGGCTTATTACCTGGCTTTATACATTCGTCTGTTGAAACATTACAGCCCGGTGACTTTATTGAAGATACAAAACCGGCCTTGGTATTAGAAGAACTCATTGGGCAATTTTTGTTTGGTCAAGGAAGTGGTGATTAA
- a CDS encoding KpsF/GutQ family sugar-phosphate isomerase has protein sequence MKNFKQLALNVINIEQQAIAELSQYIDDDFAKACELMFNCRGRVIVIGMGKSGHIGGKIAATLASTGTPSFFVHPGEASHGDLGMVTVDDVVLTISNSGETGEVLAIIPVLKRIGAKIIAMTGKPESTLAKLADTHVCVKVSQEACPLGLAPTSSTTATLVMGDALAVALLNARGFTADDFALSHPGGSLGKRLLLRLADIMHKDDRLPTVTEAAKIKDALVEMSLKGLGMTAIVDVNKSLVGLFTDGDLRRILDAEINIHQDSITSVMTRNPLVAKQDMLAAEALKIMEDKKINGLIIVDDNNHPIGAMNMHDLLKSGVL, from the coding sequence ATGAAAAATTTTAAACAATTAGCCTTAAATGTTATTAATATTGAACAGCAAGCCATTGCCGAATTATCGCAATATATAGACGACGATTTCGCTAAAGCCTGTGAGCTAATGTTTAATTGCCGAGGCCGTGTCATCGTTATTGGTATGGGTAAATCAGGCCACATTGGCGGAAAAATTGCCGCAACATTAGCAAGTACCGGTACCCCTTCATTTTTTGTACACCCTGGTGAAGCAAGCCATGGCGATCTCGGCATGGTCACCGTTGATGATGTGGTACTAACCATTTCTAATTCTGGCGAGACTGGCGAGGTACTGGCAATTATTCCCGTACTCAAGCGTATTGGCGCCAAAATAATTGCCATGACAGGTAAACCTGAATCAACACTAGCAAAACTTGCCGATACGCACGTTTGTGTAAAAGTATCACAAGAAGCTTGCCCTTTGGGATTAGCGCCAACGTCTAGCACAACAGCAACGTTAGTCATGGGAGACGCGTTAGCGGTTGCTTTATTGAATGCGCGTGGCTTTACCGCTGACGATTTTGCTTTATCTCACCCCGGTGGTAGCTTAGGTAAAAGGTTATTATTACGCTTAGCCGATATCATGCACAAAGATGACCGCCTCCCAACCGTGACAGAAGCTGCTAAGATAAAAGATGCGTTAGTCGAAATGTCACTAAAAGGCTTAGGCATGACCGCGATTGTTGACGTGAACAAGAGCCTAGTTGGCCTGTTTACTGATGGTGATTTACGCCGTATTTTAGATGCAGAAATTAATATACATCAAGACAGCATTACCAGCGTAATGACTAGAAATCCGCTTGTAGCTAAGCAAGATATGCTTGCTGCTGAAGCATTAAAAATCATGGAAGACAAAAAAATTAATGGCCTGATTATTGTCGACGATAATAATCACCCCATTGGTGCCATGAATATGCATGACTTATTAAAATCAGGAGTGCTGTAA
- a CDS encoding calcium/sodium antiporter produces MFIQILILLLSLVILVWSADKFVFGASALARNLGISPMIIGLTIVAMGSSAPEMMIAATASLQGNPDTAIGNAIGSNITNIALVLGLTALFHPLSVSSSTIKREIPLILIITAIATYMLANSNFSFNEGLILIIGFVLYIATLLFVTLKRSKENPIDDKMVLEAEQEVPDGVSTKSSIIWLVVGIILLPLSASYLVDSSVFIAKAFGISDLVIGLTVIAIGTSLPELAASIMSIIKKEDDLALGNIIGSNIFNILAVLSLAGLIAPGDIDNAAAVRDAPFMLATTFLLFLLCFSRGGKFRITRAKGLLLLAVFFGYQVLLFSQINV; encoded by the coding sequence ATGTTCATCCAAATTTTGATCTTATTGCTTTCACTAGTTATTTTAGTGTGGAGTGCAGACAAATTTGTATTTGGTGCCTCAGCATTAGCACGAAATCTTGGTATATCTCCGATGATAATTGGCTTAACGATTGTCGCTATGGGCTCTTCGGCTCCTGAGATGATGATCGCCGCTACTGCGTCTTTACAGGGAAATCCAGACACGGCTATTGGTAATGCTATAGGTTCAAACATAACCAATATTGCCTTAGTGCTTGGCTTAACAGCACTTTTTCATCCATTATCAGTTTCGTCATCGACTATTAAACGTGAAATACCGCTGATTCTAATCATTACCGCTATAGCGACATACATGTTGGCCAATAGTAACTTTAGCTTCAATGAAGGTTTAATACTGATTATTGGCTTTGTGCTTTATATCGCTACTTTGCTCTTTGTGACGTTAAAGCGCTCAAAAGAAAATCCTATTGACGATAAAATGGTACTAGAAGCAGAGCAAGAAGTGCCTGACGGCGTCAGTACCAAAAGCTCTATAATCTGGTTAGTTGTCGGCATAATATTACTGCCTTTAAGTGCGAGCTACCTGGTTGACTCATCCGTATTTATTGCCAAAGCGTTTGGTATTAGTGATCTCGTTATTGGCCTAACTGTTATTGCCATTGGTACCAGTTTGCCAGAGTTAGCCGCTAGCATTATGAGCATTATTAAAAAAGAAGATGATCTTGCTTTAGGTAATATTATTGGCTCAAATATTTTTAATATATTAGCGGTATTGTCACTTGCAGGGCTAATCGCCCCAGGTGATATTGATAATGCCGCCGCAGTGCGCGACGCTCCGTTTATGTTAGCAACTACCTTTTTATTGTTCCTACTATGTTTCAGTCGTGGCGGAAAGTTTCGCATCACGCGCGCGAAAGGGTTACTATTATTAGCAGTGTTTTTTGGTTATCAAGTGTTACTTTTCAGTCAAATCAACGTGTAA
- a CDS encoding trypsin-like peptidase domain-containing protein, whose amino-acid sequence MKIINALKFVIRSASYGVMFAVVLLLLVPELRENNIVPWKFLSTTEKSQQPLSYAKAVRLAGPAVVNIYTEDIQVNPTYGRQPRKVTRLGSGVIMHEQGYILTNYHVVQSADLIVVVLQRGQELHAELIGYDVLTDLAVLKVQDNNLPVIPQISTLTSQVGDVVLAIGNPLNLGQTVTQGIVSATGQSGLSTSYLQFLQMDAAINEGNSGGALINSNGELVGINSRKFTQANPNLNIQGIFFAVPYQLARTIMLKIIEHGRVVRGWLGVDANDSLTNLKGFIIGTITPNSPALKAGLQSGDVVYQIDDIRLLNAKQGLDVVAEAAPGSILNFMISRDNQLLTLPVTIVEIPK is encoded by the coding sequence TTGAAAATTATCAATGCCCTAAAATTTGTTATTCGCTCAGCTAGCTATGGCGTTATGTTTGCTGTGGTTTTGTTGTTACTCGTCCCTGAACTGCGTGAAAACAATATCGTTCCATGGAAATTTCTCTCCACTACTGAGAAAAGTCAACAGCCGTTGTCTTATGCTAAAGCGGTACGTTTAGCCGGTCCTGCGGTAGTCAATATATACACTGAAGATATTCAAGTAAATCCGACTTATGGCCGCCAACCACGAAAAGTAACTCGGTTAGGCAGTGGTGTAATCATGCATGAACAAGGTTATATCTTAACTAATTATCATGTTGTGCAAAGTGCTGATTTAATCGTCGTTGTATTACAACGAGGCCAAGAGCTTCATGCTGAGCTTATTGGTTACGATGTACTAACTGATCTTGCTGTATTAAAAGTTCAAGACAATAATTTACCCGTGATCCCGCAAATCAGTACATTAACTTCACAAGTGGGCGATGTAGTTTTAGCGATAGGTAATCCTTTAAATCTTGGACAAACTGTGACCCAAGGTATTGTCAGTGCTACCGGCCAAAGCGGATTAAGCACTAGCTACTTACAGTTTTTACAAATGGATGCGGCCATTAACGAAGGTAACTCTGGTGGCGCACTTATCAACTCTAATGGTGAATTAGTCGGTATCAATTCAAGAAAATTTACTCAGGCTAATCCTAACCTCAATATTCAGGGAATATTTTTTGCTGTACCGTATCAATTAGCCCGAACCATTATGTTAAAAATTATAGAGCATGGTCGCGTAGTTCGGGGATGGCTCGGCGTTGACGCAAACGATTCACTGACTAATCTCAAAGGCTTTATTATTGGGACAATTACCCCAAACAGCCCAGCCCTAAAAGCAGGACTGCAATCAGGTGACGTGGTTTATCAAATTGACGACATTAGATTACTGAATGCAAAACAAGGCTTAGATGTTGTCGCTGAAGCGGCCCCAGGGAGCATATTAAACTTTATGATCTCTCGCGATAATCAACTGCTAACCTTACCAGTCACTATCGTTGAAATACCAAAGTAA
- the mlaE gene encoding lipid asymmetry maintenance ABC transporter permease subunit MlaE has protein sequence MNQLQHLGRTIIDQISGLGRALLMLASALLHMPNPRKGFPLLMNQLYSVGVMSLVIILVSGLFIGMVLALQGYTILVGYGAEASLGPMVALSLLRELGPVVAALLFAGRAGSALTAEIGLMKATEQLSSLEMMAVDPLRRVVAPRFWAGFISLPLLAAIFSAVGILGAHIVGVDWLGVDSGTFWSVMQSQVSFEKDILNGIIKSLVFAFVVTWIAVYKGYSCEPTSEGISRATTSTVVQSSLLVLGLDFVLTALMFAN, from the coding sequence GTGAATCAACTGCAACACTTAGGTCGTACCATTATTGACCAAATATCAGGCTTAGGTAGGGCTTTGTTGATGTTAGCATCAGCATTGTTGCATATGCCTAACCCGCGCAAAGGTTTTCCATTGTTGATGAACCAACTTTATTCAGTTGGTGTCATGTCGTTAGTTATCATTTTAGTCTCTGGTTTGTTTATCGGCATGGTATTAGCTTTGCAGGGCTATACTATTTTAGTGGGCTATGGCGCTGAAGCAAGTCTAGGCCCCATGGTCGCCTTGTCATTGTTACGAGAATTAGGTCCAGTGGTAGCTGCCTTACTTTTTGCTGGTCGAGCCGGTTCTGCGCTTACGGCTGAAATAGGATTAATGAAAGCAACCGAGCAACTTTCAAGCCTCGAAATGATGGCTGTTGACCCGTTGCGTCGTGTTGTAGCACCTCGCTTTTGGGCTGGTTTTATCAGTTTACCTTTACTAGCTGCAATATTTTCTGCGGTTGGTATTTTAGGTGCCCATATCGTCGGTGTTGATTGGTTAGGCGTTGATAGTGGTACGTTTTGGTCGGTAATGCAGTCGCAAGTGTCATTTGAGAAAGATATTTTAAATGGCATTATCAAAAGTTTAGTGTTTGCTTTTGTGGTGACTTGGATCGCGGTTTATAAGGGGTATTCTTGTGAGCCAACGTCTGAAGGCATCAGCAGAGCAACAACGTCTACGGTAGTGCAATCGTCATTATTAGTTTTAGGCTTAGATTTTGTATTAACCGCGTTGATGTTTGCAAATTAA
- the lptA gene encoding lipopolysaccharide transport periplasmic protein LptA, with protein MPAVSAEKFNVEQEIKISSSRQAADLKNKIFSYIDNVIIAQGTLTIHAELVQVITEDKSDNKIYIAKGSPATFEQTLQDGSPINLQANEIRYEPSMNTVVISGNALLRQEGSEVSGSKITYNFDTEYVNAESLDNAKVETVLQPKNKTELPKKSKDKQE; from the coding sequence GTGCCAGCAGTAAGCGCAGAAAAGTTTAATGTTGAACAAGAAATTAAAATATCTTCTTCGCGACAAGCTGCCGATCTGAAAAACAAAATATTCAGTTATATCGATAATGTCATTATTGCTCAAGGCACGCTAACAATACATGCTGAATTAGTACAGGTAATTACCGAAGATAAAAGTGATAACAAAATTTATATTGCCAAGGGTTCACCAGCGACATTTGAGCAAACGCTGCAAGATGGCAGCCCCATAAACCTACAAGCTAATGAAATCCGGTATGAGCCCAGTATGAACACCGTGGTCATTTCAGGTAATGCACTTCTGCGCCAAGAAGGTAGTGAAGTTAGCGGTAGTAAAATCACTTATAATTTTGACACCGAATATGTCAATGCTGAAAGCTTAGATAACGCTAAAGTAGAAACGGTATTACAGCCAAAAAATAAAACTGAACTGCCTAAAAAATCTAAGGACAAGCAAGAGTAA
- the lptB gene encoding LPS export ABC transporter ATP-binding protein: MSTSTLSATGLAKAYKGRKVVKNVSMKVSAGQIVGLLGPNGAGKTTSFYMIVGLVNNDSGSIVLNGEDLTLLPMHERARKGIGYLPQEASIFRKLSVYDNIMAILQTRKTLSDVEREEKLEHLLEEFNIGHIKDNLGMSLSGGERRRVEIARALAADPKFILLDEPFAGVDPISVGDIKKIILHLKERGIGILITDHNVRETLDVCEHAYIVSHGELIAEGNSNQILANQHVRDVYLGEQFTL; this comes from the coding sequence ATGTCAACTTCAACATTATCAGCAACCGGTCTTGCAAAAGCCTACAAAGGCAGAAAAGTCGTTAAAAACGTCAGTATGAAAGTGTCCGCAGGACAAATTGTTGGCTTATTAGGTCCCAATGGCGCGGGTAAAACCACCTCCTTTTATATGATTGTTGGCTTAGTCAATAACGACAGTGGCTCAATTGTTTTAAATGGTGAAGATTTAACTTTGTTACCCATGCACGAACGTGCGCGTAAGGGCATCGGCTATTTACCACAAGAAGCTTCAATTTTTCGCAAATTGTCTGTTTATGACAACATTATGGCCATTTTACAAACGCGTAAAACCCTGAGCGATGTTGAACGAGAAGAAAAACTTGAACATTTATTAGAAGAGTTCAACATCGGTCATATCAAGGATAACTTAGGTATGAGTTTATCTGGCGGTGAACGCCGACGTGTTGAAATAGCACGTGCTTTAGCGGCAGACCCTAAATTTATTCTCCTTGATGAACCTTTTGCTGGTGTTGACCCAATTTCAGTAGGTGATATAAAAAAAATTATCCTACACTTAAAAGAACGTGGCATTGGTATTCTGATCACTGATCATAATGTACGAGAAACACTCGATGTCTGTGAACATGCTTATATCGTTAGTCATGGTGAACTGATCGCTGAAGGTAATTCGAATCAAATACTTGCAAATCAACATGTAAGAGATGTATACCTTGGTGAACAATTCACGCTATAG
- the kdsC gene encoding 3-deoxy-manno-octulosonate-8-phosphatase KdsC: MDSLYGKVAPSVWQKAQKIKLFVCDIDGVFSDGRIYLGNNGEELKAFHTKDGYGIKALGASGVDVAVITGRKSNIVQTRMTALNVKHIVQGEENKLPALKAMIDALQLTPEQVAYIGDDMPDFECLNYVGFSIAVNDAHPAILNLCDYTTYTRGGFGAVRETCDLIMQSQHTLADAKGASI; encoded by the coding sequence TTGGATAGTTTATACGGAAAAGTAGCGCCAAGTGTTTGGCAAAAAGCGCAAAAAATTAAACTTTTTGTTTGTGACATTGACGGTGTTTTTTCTGATGGTCGTATCTACTTAGGCAATAACGGTGAAGAACTAAAAGCCTTTCATACCAAAGATGGTTATGGCATTAAAGCTTTAGGGGCAAGTGGTGTTGATGTTGCCGTGATCACGGGCAGAAAATCTAATATCGTCCAAACACGCATGACGGCATTAAACGTTAAACACATAGTGCAAGGTGAAGAAAATAAACTGCCTGCATTAAAAGCGATGATAGACGCTTTACAACTAACGCCTGAACAAGTTGCTTACATCGGCGATGATATGCCAGATTTTGAATGCCTAAACTATGTTGGTTTTAGTATTGCGGTTAATGACGCGCACCCTGCCATTTTAAATCTTTGTGATTACACAACCTATACCCGAGGTGGCTTTGGTGCTGTGCGCGAAACTTGCGACCTTATTATGCAAAGTCAGCATACTTTAGCCGATGCAAAGGGTGCCAGTATATGA
- a CDS encoding STAS domain-containing protein: protein MIDVQQADEKAIFSGALTRATITRAFDKKYRQLVNNERIVIDLAMVSQIDTAGLAWILLLIELAASKGCDISLVNLPEDLIKLAKLSAVDTLLPIKNT, encoded by the coding sequence ATGATAGATGTCCAACAAGCAGATGAAAAAGCGATTTTTAGTGGTGCCTTAACGCGTGCTACAATAACGCGTGCATTTGATAAAAAGTACCGTCAATTAGTCAATAATGAGCGTATTGTTATTGATTTAGCTATGGTTAGCCAAATTGACACCGCAGGCTTAGCGTGGATTTTATTATTAATAGAATTGGCGGCGAGTAAAGGCTGTGATATCAGCTTAGTTAATTTACCTGAAGATTTAATAAAGCTGGCAAAGTTAAGTGCAGTTGATACGTTATTACCGATAAAAAACACCTAA
- the murA gene encoding UDP-N-acetylglucosamine 1-carboxyvinyltransferase, protein MDAFKIIGGQPLHGEVTISGAKNAALPILMSALLSETPVTFSNVPKLNDIETTIKLLSQFGAKCQWVSESSLMIDASSIDHCRASYELVKTMRASILVLGPLLARFGHAEVSLPGGCAIGARPVNLHIHGLKLMGADIDVENGYIVARNNGRLKGATIFMDTVSVTGTENLMMAAALADGVTIIENAAREPEIVDLANCLNSMGAIVLGAGSDTLTITGVEKLQGESYSVMPDRIETGTFLVAAAVTQGKVRCLNTDPKALDAVLSKLQEAGAVITTGDDWIELEMTSRPKAVNIRTAPHPAFPTDMQAQFVAMNAIAQGTATTTETIFENRFMHVPELQRMGAKISLEGNTAISTGVEQLNGAQVMATDLRASASLVIAGLVASTETQVDRIYHIDRGYQKIEDKLQALGANITRIKAS, encoded by the coding sequence TTGGACGCATTTAAAATTATTGGTGGGCAACCACTACACGGCGAAGTAACTATTTCAGGCGCAAAAAATGCGGCATTACCTATTTTAATGTCCGCATTACTCTCGGAAACGCCGGTTACTTTCTCCAACGTACCCAAGCTTAATGATATTGAAACGACGATTAAACTTTTGTCACAATTCGGCGCAAAATGCCAGTGGGTTAGTGAGAGTAGTTTGATGATAGATGCGAGTAGCATTGATCATTGTCGCGCGTCATATGAATTAGTAAAAACTATGCGAGCTTCTATTTTAGTTCTAGGTCCTTTACTTGCCCGTTTTGGTCACGCAGAAGTGTCTTTACCGGGGGGATGTGCTATCGGTGCACGACCGGTTAATTTGCATATTCATGGTTTGAAATTGATGGGTGCAGATATAGACGTTGAAAATGGCTATATCGTTGCTCGTAACAATGGTCGTCTCAAAGGCGCGACCATTTTTATGGATACTGTTAGTGTTACCGGTACTGAAAACTTGATGATGGCGGCAGCACTGGCTGATGGCGTAACGATTATTGAAAATGCAGCGCGTGAGCCTGAAATTGTCGATTTAGCTAATTGTTTAAATAGCATGGGCGCCATTGTTTTAGGTGCAGGCTCTGATACGTTAACGATTACGGGTGTTGAAAAACTTCAAGGTGAAAGCTATTCAGTGATGCCTGATCGAATTGAAACAGGTACATTTTTAGTTGCTGCAGCAGTAACCCAAGGTAAGGTAAGATGTTTAAATACTGACCCTAAAGCCTTAGATGCAGTACTCAGTAAATTACAAGAGGCCGGCGCGGTTATCACTACAGGTGATGATTGGATTGAGCTAGAAATGACCTCAAGACCAAAAGCAGTTAATATCCGCACGGCACCTCATCCCGCGTTTCCAACCGATATGCAAGCGCAATTCGTTGCAATGAATGCGATAGCCCAAGGCACAGCAACGACAACAGAAACTATTTTCGAAAATCGCTTTATGCATGTGCCTGAACTACAACGTATGGGCGCGAAGATCAGTCTTGAAGGTAATACCGCAATCAGTACCGGTGTTGAACAGCTAAATGGTGCGCAAGTAATGGCCACTGATTTACGTGCTTCAGCGAGCTTAGTTATTGCGGGGTTAGTGGCAAGTACTGAAACGCAAGTTGACCGTATTTACCATATTGACCGTGGCTACCAGAAAATTGAAGATAAGCTGCAAGCCCTAGGCGCAAACATCACGCGTATTAAAGCTTCATAA
- the mlaF gene encoding phospholipid ABC transporter ATP-binding protein MlaF: protein MSEILVDIKNMTFKRNERVIYDGISLSIPKGKVTAIMGPSGIGKTTLLRLIGGQIKPESGHILFDGHDIPKLSRKALYDVRKRMSMLFQSGALFSDMSVYDNIAFPIREHTELAEDVIEKMVLMKLEAVGLRGARDLRPSELSGGMARRAALARSIALDPELILYDEPFAGQDPISMGVIVRLIRELGQALGLTSVVVSHDVPEVMSIADYIYIIAEQKIIGQGTPEEIYAQTSPLVQQFVKGEADGPVPFHYPAASYREELIGQGVEK from the coding sequence ATGTCCGAAATTTTAGTTGATATCAAAAACATGACTTTTAAGCGTAACGAACGTGTCATTTATGATGGCATCAGTTTGTCTATTCCTAAAGGTAAAGTTACTGCAATAATGGGTCCTAGTGGTATCGGGAAAACAACCTTATTGCGCCTAATTGGTGGTCAAATTAAACCAGAATCCGGACACATTCTATTTGATGGTCACGACATACCTAAATTATCTCGTAAAGCTTTATATGATGTACGCAAGCGTATGAGTATGCTTTTTCAAAGTGGTGCGTTGTTTTCCGATATGAGTGTTTACGATAATATCGCCTTTCCAATACGTGAGCATACTGAGTTAGCCGAAGATGTAATTGAAAAAATGGTTCTGATGAAATTAGAAGCTGTTGGTTTGCGTGGTGCTCGGGATTTACGACCCAGTGAACTTTCAGGCGGCATGGCACGTCGTGCGGCATTAGCGCGTTCAATTGCTTTAGACCCGGAACTGATTCTTTATGACGAGCCTTTTGCTGGTCAAGACCCGATTTCTATGGGAGTCATAGTGCGCTTAATTCGTGAATTAGGGCAAGCGCTAGGATTAACTTCTGTCGTGGTTTCTCATGATGTGCCAGAAGTGATGAGTATTGCAGATTATATCTACATTATTGCAGAGCAAAAAATTATCGGTCAAGGTACGCCGGAAGAGATTTACGCTCAAACGTCACCTTTAGTGCAGCAATTTGTAAAAGGTGAAGCTGATGGTCCGGTACCCTTTCATTATCCTGCAGCGTCATATCGCGAAGAGTTAATTGGCCAAGGAGTTGAGAAGTGA
- a CDS encoding MlaC/ttg2D family ABC transporter substrate-binding protein, producing the protein MNKTIKKLFFCLTLLGLTAGVNAAEEVNKKDPYVMIRTVADITFKRFANEQSAIRTEPNLLKTIVREELMPYINYQYAAYKVIGSNFKKTNKAERAEFVPAFREYLITSYAQVFTLYNNQLVEFAPARDFSDERVVSVATSVIEPGREPIDISFRVRKNKKTGEWKAYDMVAEGISLLDSKQAELSSLIRQKGLSHVTEMLREKSQKSISFK; encoded by the coding sequence ATGAATAAGACGATAAAAAAACTGTTTTTTTGTTTAACGCTTTTGGGATTGACTGCTGGTGTTAACGCCGCTGAAGAGGTTAATAAAAAAGACCCTTATGTCATGATTAGAACGGTTGCGGATATCACCTTTAAGCGCTTTGCCAATGAGCAAAGTGCGATCCGTACCGAGCCAAATTTATTGAAGACCATCGTGCGTGAAGAGCTCATGCCTTATATAAATTACCAATATGCGGCATATAAAGTTATTGGTAGTAACTTTAAGAAAACTAATAAAGCCGAACGAGCTGAATTTGTACCTGCATTTCGTGAATACCTTATCACGTCTTATGCTCAGGTTTTTACCTTGTATAATAATCAACTAGTAGAGTTTGCACCGGCAAGAGATTTTTCTGATGAACGTGTGGTATCAGTTGCTACCAGTGTTATAGAGCCTGGACGCGAACCTATTGATATTTCTTTTCGTGTGCGAAAAAATAAAAAAACCGGTGAGTGGAAAGCATACGATATGGTCGCGGAAGGTATAAGCTTACTCGATAGCAAACAAGCAGAGTTAAGTAGCTTGATTCGTCAAAAAGGACTGTCTCATGTTACTGAAATGCTCAGAGAAAAAAGTCAAAAAAGCATTAGTTTTAAGTAA
- a CDS encoding BolA family protein, with protein sequence MEVKDIEKLITDAVELDEIHVSFDGSQCKIIAVADFLGDLSRVKKQQTIYAPLTQVINDGLIHAVSIKTFTTSVWQREKMFNLPL encoded by the coding sequence GTGGAAGTAAAAGATATAGAAAAGCTAATTACCGATGCGGTTGAATTAGACGAAATCCATGTGTCATTTGATGGCTCACAATGTAAAATTATCGCCGTTGCCGATTTTCTTGGCGACTTGAGCCGTGTGAAAAAGCAGCAAACAATCTATGCCCCTTTAACACAAGTGATTAATGATGGTCTGATTCACGCGGTATCTATTAAAACCTTCACAACGTCTGTTTGGCAACGTGAAAAAATGTTTAACTTACCTCTTTAA
- the lptC gene encoding LPS export ABC transporter periplasmic protein LptC has translation MNRITLATITLFILALTTYGLLEWYGAKKETSSILDNATNPEFIAENLNSDVYKATGALSYNVEAQRMEHYAQLEVTHFEYPRYTLYPKNNKPTWQVTANEGTLYNNNRVKLKNRVRLIATDEESLIQEVHGKNLEMDLKTNIISSEQTILILGKGFTMYGSGLIVDLNTTQMTLTEHVQTIYKKIKK, from the coding sequence ATGAACCGCATCACCCTTGCGACAATAACCTTATTTATTTTGGCGTTAACGACTTATGGTCTACTTGAGTGGTATGGCGCTAAGAAAGAAACCAGTAGTATCCTCGACAATGCCACTAATCCAGAATTTATTGCTGAAAACCTCAACAGCGATGTTTACAAAGCAACCGGTGCATTATCATATAATGTAGAAGCACAACGGATGGAACATTATGCTCAATTAGAGGTCACACACTTTGAATACCCAAGATATACCCTATACCCAAAAAACAACAAACCTACTTGGCAAGTAACAGCCAATGAAGGCACGTTATATAATAATAACCGTGTAAAATTGAAAAACCGCGTACGTTTAATCGCCACTGATGAAGAAAGTTTGATACAGGAAGTGCACGGAAAAAATTTAGAAATGGATTTAAAAACTAATATAATCAGCTCAGAGCAAACTATCTTAATATTAGGTAAAGGATTTACTATGTATGGCTCAGGATTAATTGTAGACTTAAACACAACACAGATGACATTGACTGAACATGTGCAAACCATTTATAAAAAAATTAAAAAATAA